GTGGTGGTTCACAATATTGGATGCACTTGCATTGTTGTTGATACTAGATATATTTAACATTGCAAGTCTGGAAATATAAGGGAATCTTAAAATGGAAATCAATAAATATTTCAATGCATATGTCAGATGTATTtcataaactgtatatatataatggtaaatatatatatatatatatatatatatatatatatatatatatatatttcaaattctATGACAATCCTGACATACCTGTAAATCTAAGGCTAATTTACAAGTTATGAAGCACAGTTTTCTACAAGCTCCTCTCCTCGATCATTGTCCTTGTTCATAGGTGACCATCTCTCTCTTGTCTGTTTAGAAATCTGACACCACCATGACTGCAGAGGAGATTATAAACATTAAAGAAGCTGAGATCATCAAGCTGATCTTGGACTTTCTCGACTCCAGAAAGCTTCACATTAGCATGCTTGCTCTAGAAAAGGAGAGCGGTGTCATCAATGGTCTTTACTCAGATGATATGCTTTTTCTGAGGTGGGTAATATGCTGCTGCGATCAGCGGTGTCTTTTAAAACCTAAACAACTAGTTAGAGGAACAGTTCGacccaaataaaaatgtaatctccATTAACTCCCCCCTCATGTCGCTCCAGAtctgtattttctttcttcctttgaacccaaattaatatttttctaagcatttattttcaacataacaaaaaataatctgaattggggctgtcgagctccaaaagtgactaaaaagcactataaaagtaccataaaaagtCATTTTGGGAGTAGTTTTGCTCACTTTTGGTCCTTTGAGTTCTTTCATAGGCAACTTACATTAGATGGGCAATGGGAGGATGTTTTGCAGTTCATCCAGCCATTGGAGTGCCTGGATAAATTTGACAGAAAGAGGTGAATGATGTCAGTTTTGCTTGTTTGCTGTTGCGTAATGGCTGTGATTGTTCTGTACCTTTGCCAGAACATCTCTtagcatgtttttcttttctcataGTCATTTGTGTGTTTTGCTTCTTTCAGGTTTCGATATATAATCCTAAAACAAAGATTTCTGGAAGCTCTCTGTGTAAACAATGCCATGTCTGCATCAGATGACCATGAGAATGTGAGTGTTTTCTTGTGTGTGTACAAAATAAGATAGACTTGAATATTGCTTTAAAGGtgatgtttgtcattttttctattaaaatatgtaaCCTCAGCTTAATATACAGAGTCCACTATAAGGAAGCCattcataggtacattttctTAGAAAACACTGTCAATAGTCATCAAActatttttctgttttgttgaAAGATCCAGACCAACCTGAcatggcaacattggctcaaccaatggtgtgagtttagagtgggactatctgtttagcCAATCAATGGAAAACTGGGGAAATGTttgggaaacttgtttgaaaacaatttttgcaattccgtttggtgccactagtggtgcaggAATTACTCAATTCACCTTTAATGTAATATGAAACTGGCGTATCAGATACAGTTGtctgtaataaaataaacaatgtccTAATATTAGATtcagtacgtttacatgcacttaattAGTTCAATTTCAGTCGGTCTAAAGCAATAATTCTATTGTCATGTAAACGCTTTTGTCCGACTGTCGGTTTATTGCATTTATAGCCAACATTTAGGAATGGATCATTTTGACAAGCTGTGCTATTTGAGTTGTAATATGATAAACATGTATCATCTAAAATTGCCACAGAGACCTGCTAGAGAATGCCACTCCCTAACTTTGAATGAAGTAAATGCAGACCATATTTTATAACGCACCCTCTTTCGGTTTAGTACTCCTGCAAGGTCATATCATGATTTAAGTCTTAATTCAATCAGTCATGCAGCCTTAATAGATATCATATGTATGTCTCAGAGGTTAATGTCTGCAAGTTTCAAAGAGTTTGGAGTATTTAAAAAGAGTATTTTTTCCTTTTCCATGCCCATTTTTAGAcatctggggccggttgcataaacatagccattaacttaagactgaatctaacaattagtttgactagctaaagacgccatagaaagcatgttgcataaaacaagctcacagttgtctttagtaagacggtctaatttgcattgcaatgtgggaaaaataagacactgaacagtttaaaaacaaatggccgacagtggacactcaatacattttttattcgctgagaatatttcCTTTTTAGAGgactacagtgcttcaaaatgtattttaatgaacacatttagtgatttaacccaaataattaaaaacacaacattttgttaccatttttgaagtcaaagtcttcaaccaagtctcaactcaagcccctttcagcccccactggctcagctgacagttattttcaatggcaaaatggaatgtaaacaaaagttagcctgaggtgtgctgtcttacattttggtctttaattagactgatctaagtttttatgcaactgactgaaaaaattaagaccaacattttagacgactaactagtaagactagtctaaaacagttttatgcaaccggccccaggacTCTATCTGCAGGGGCTtatgattatacatacaaatCGTTTGATATTGGTTACTGGTAATGAGTAGCCTACTTTCTATTAGAGGTGTGGCAGAACGACCCGCCCCTCCCTCTTGTCATTGTCGCCCCACCTCTAAGGGctatccttcagccaggctcataAAGGGAGTGGGCAGGAAAGAGGAAAGGTGCAAAATAATGAGCCTCGTTTGGGCAGAGGATGTTGAGGCACACCTGATATGAGTGGAGCCTTATCACCGCTGCCATTAAAATGCAGAGTGCACCTCTCCTCATGGAGCTGGCTTCTATCTCCTCGTGTGCACACATTGGCATCTTTGCAGGTCCAGGAATGGAGTGGAGAGGGTCTGGCATGAGTTAAATGTGTTGCCGGACTCACTATGTGAAGGAAATTTTATGCTGGGGATTGGAGCACGCATGCCGTCTTCAGTACGTTGGACAGAGTGCACCTGAAATGTTTTGCTGTCAGTCAGGGCAGGGAATCAGAAGTTACCGTGAGGGCAGTGGGGGTTGGGGACACAAGGCAAATTGAAGgggattagattagattagattagattaggccCCCTTAGACCCGGCCATGCTGCTCTAGCTCGATTATAACTATGCATGTAAACGTACAGACTGTAGTTGTAGGCAGCACTCACAGAATCTACCACTATAGATTTTCGCAAAAAGCTCCAAAGGTTTCTGCAGAATTCAAAGTTTGACACATCCTTGTTTGATTGTTTATTCAATATTTGTGATTATTATGCTATAATCTCTCTACTTTCTGCTCTCAGTAATACTAGTAGTACTCTCTGCTCTTTTTATACATTTAACCAAGTTTAAATCTATTCCACAGATTGTAGCAAAACAACAGCactgtaaatgcaataaaaagtCAGCAGATTCTGTTTTGGCTTGTGTCCTGATCTTGAATCAGAATGTGCCTGAAATAAACTCTGTTTTACAGCCATTCCAGATCCTTTCCTCTGTTCTTCCCTTCTTTAGCTGGAGCTATCCATGCAAGAAGCGGTCAAGTCCCTCCATGCACTGGAAGAATTCTGCCCAACCAAAGAAGACTACAGCAAACTTTGCTTGCTTCTGACCCTCCCCCGCCTCACCAACCATACTGAATTCAAAGACTGGAACCCCAGTACTGCCCGCGTACACTGCTTTGAGGAGGCCTGCTCCATGGTGTCTGAATTTATCCCTGCAGACCGTAAACTAAGCGAAGCAGGTTTCAAAGCCAGCGGGGACCGACTCTTTCAGCTCCTCATTAAGGGAATACTGTACGAGTGCTGCGTCGAGTTTTGCCAGAGCAAGGCGACTGGAGAGGAGATCAATGAAGAGGAAGTTCTTCTAGCTGTGGATGTTCTTTGTGGTAATGGTTGTGAGGAACTGGACTTGAGTTTGCTCTCATGGCTTCAGAACCTCTCATCATCCGTCTTTGCCTGCGCATTTGAGCAGAAGACCTTGAGCATCCACGTGGACCGCCTCATCAAACCCACCCGGACCGGTCACGCAGACCTTCTCACCCCTCTCCTTACCAAACTTTCACCTTGCCCAGCTTCGCCCCTGCGCCAGCCCCAATCGGCAGATACGTACATGTCACGGTCTCTCAATCCTGCCCTGGATGGATTGTCGCATGGCCTGGCaggaagagaaaagaaaatcttgGAAGCTGATGGAAAAACAACAGCCATGTCGCAGTCTTTTGCTAACTTTGGGTATCCTTCTGGGTCAAATTCAAGCCGAAATGCACTGGAGGGCAGCGTCCTTATTGAATCTCCAGACAGGTGATCTTGCTTTCTCAGTACTTGACTAATTTAGGTttgtacattttccatttgttttaTAGAGCGGAACAGTCAGATTGcggaagtaaaaatccaataAAAATGTTCCGTAAGGGAATTGATTATTAGCAATAACTTACAAatagacagacctaccatgagctctgacgTTTTTAATCGATGATGTATCCCTGATAGCATACGTACATTACCCAGGCATCTAttttatgtgtgtttacatctggaaggtGTATTTTTTTAGGTTGCTTGCTCATCTGCAATTTGTCTTTTAATTCACTTCATCTATTTCCTCATGGAAGTCAACGAGATGTTCAGCAGatatctttgagacatttatgatttaaaatttttaagatgtttttcagatgttaattagaatgcgatgctttccagataaaatgctcttaaacagacatctcagaaaCAGACATGTGCTGTCTGggatgcttctgttgaagccaacaGTCAAAGATATTccaacttttttattttcaataaaaatttctggtgaagaactacactacccatgatcctgatggaaaaaaatccaccaatcagagcatCACAGAAAGCAAACTGCGGCAAAAGAGCTTTGCAGCAACAgtccactcccatgatgcaatcTAGTCAGTCTTCCTACCTATACActcattatatatttatgtatatttggTTATTTTACAGTAtactttaaatatgtttattctATACTTATTAtccaacattttaaatgaatggttttatatattttatttattatttaatttgataacATAATTTGCACTGCTTCATGGAAATGTAGTTGCAGTAGCACCTTTttcttttgtctgattttcaaatctgctTCAAATCTGAGGTTGTTGGTTTCGTTCATGGCTTTCAACTTTTTATAAAACTCCTATTGAAAAAAAATTGATGGGGAAAAAACccttccagaaccaagatggctaaaactgggcgggcactgttgtgctGTATTGATAGCTTGCATTAACTAACTATTATTGAAAGCTCACTTGCATTAACTAAAGGTGAAGCAGAAATTTCTGTGCATCTAGCAGCaccaaataaaattaattatttaccacaaaaaaaaacaggtagTCCCACCGAGAATGTTGTCTCTGTCCCAGGCATTAACATATGGACAAGCTTAACATTCATAATCCTGTTACACTCACTGACCCAGTCAGTAAACCCTGACTGCTCTACTAGTGAAGTACAAAACAAACATTCTTGTAAAAAGACAGGGACTTGCAGAAAACTTACAGTAcgaatataatttttcttttgtcACATTCTAGATGTTACAGTCTTAACCAAAAGATAGCAGTATTCGATtaagtttttgtttatttcacaTCAAGGAACTTTGTTACTACTAGTGTAGTCTTTTGTGTTGACTGATGTCATGCTGTTCATCCAGAGCACAAGCACAGGTAGAGAAGATAAACTGCTCGGGAACCAACTCTCTTCATCCTCCACTGACCCCTGGGAAGGATGGTGGCAACGTGGCTGCAGGTGAAAAGTCTGAGGTAAGATCCGTTTCCTCAGTGTTTTAGTAGAGTGATACAAAAATGTATCCACAAATCACTATATTTCAGCAAGGACAAATATTACACGCATTAAAAAGAACACAAATTTTGTCTAATCATTTTTGTTCcttaatgtattaaatacatatcAACACTCaacagtaagattttattttctGCTAGCCCTGCCAATAGTTCACTGGCCACACCACAGAAAACATCAGTTTTATTTATTGCAATTTTTACGTCAgaaatatatttaggtttttcattaGATTTTAAGTTtactttacaaaaaacactgaagTAATTTCAATGAAACCTCAGGTATGTAAGGCAGCTAGATAACTTTAAATCAACATGATTCACAAAAACAATGATGATCCAGATGATGCTGTTGTGTTGTGTAAAACTTGCTTGCAATAAAGATTAGGGCTGAGCTCTTGATATAGATTTGTGCatattaaaaacatgtttaattgTGTTTTGTCAATGAATTGCCAATTCCAGGAATTAAACAGGTCTATTTCCAGGCCTAAACCAGCGGCCTTTAGTTTACATGCACGGATCTTTAGCCTAATGTACCATTGCAGGAGCAGATTCAGGAGTTCCAGCGTCAGCGTTTGCGGGTGCAGCAGCATCTCGAGCAGAAGCAGCAGCAGAGGGAGCTGTATCATCAAATGCTGCTGGAAGGTGGAGTTCATCCTCCAAACCAGCCATCAGACGCCGCACAACACAACCTCACACAGAAGTTTCTGAACAGGTCAGACCCTCTGATGTGTCCCATAGGTATTAAATGTGTTGGAACTGCAATGTAGTTGATGACGTGGCTTCTACTAGCTAAGATTCTGTGATTGCTAGTAAGTGCTTCTTGGACTGAAACGTCTACTTGTATAATCTTGCTTACAACAGactttgtcatttgtttcacttgtttgtAATGCACATTAACGGTGTTATGCATCATTTTGCATCATTGCTGTGCCATTACTTTGTTTCAATACAATAGAATTGTACAAATATCTGCATGATATTTGCCATTTGCTACCCTGCTCTTCAGATATCAGCATTAGCTATTGGAAACCCCATGTTTCTCAGCCcctaatgtttttatatttttgtaggtCTATTCAGAAACTGGAGGAACTGAATGTGGCGGTGGGCATGGAAGACCTTGGAGAAGACGTTCAGGCTTTGGTCCAGCAGTGTAATGGAATGACAGCCCCCGCGGCTGGTAAACAGACACCTGATGCCGGGTTAGGCCAGAACAAGGCTTCGGTGGTCAGCAGCACCCCTCAAAAGGGAGGAGGCCGAGGCATTCCTTCACTGGACGAGTCCCCTGTGCTGGTCAACCAGAGGTGAGGGATGTTTCTTTAAAATCGACTACAATAGTAGCAAGCTTGAGTTTAACTTTAGTTGACACTGATGTATCTTCCAAGTCTTTCAGGGTGTTTAATGCTGATATATCATGATAGTGTGTTTCAGGACGAGAAACTAAAATCCCCATTCATCGCAGTACAGACGCTGGAGGACACACAGGCTTTGCGAGCAGTTGCCTTCCACCCTTCTGGAGCCTTCTACGCGGTGGGATCAAACTCCAAAACACTGCGTGTCTGCACCTACCCACAATCCCTCAAAGCTAGGCATGGAATCAGTATTTAAGATGCTTTCACTGtctaaaacaaaatgtcattttaatataGATGCCAATTATGATATTGCAAGCAGTTTATATAAACTTCTGCatacaaaaaagtaaaaatagacaatatattgttttttttaaaaaaaaaaatagtccttTAGAAATAGTCAGTAtttcatcagaatcagaattacgtaatattcattaattttagtcaGTGTTACAAAAATGACATAAGTTTAGTCAATGAATATAATATCttttataatttcttttgatgatgatgtgcaaaatggacaaaaatgtgtcaaactttaacagaccaaactttaatcaaatattcaaatatttagaaaaaaatatataaaaatgttctaatgtaaacatgtatcaaacatacagtataaatgtacataGGCCTACTGTCCTTGCTGTGAAAAACCttagctcctgaaataataatgaagagacggaagtattagctacttttttgAAGTTGTAGCCTACTGTACTCTTTTCCATGAAAGGATATTACATTGCATGTGGCATGTTTCTTATGGAAACAGTgtattcacaatgcaagttatgCAACGCAAATTAGGATTATTCTTACTAGTGCATCATTTAATTCAAGTTCACATGTTAATTCATTAAAGCGGTTAATTTTGCCGGTgttctacaaccccaattccaaaaagctgtgtttttcaaaaacttttttaaatgtgactCATCTGACCTAAAAACATGGTTCCAATGTACTACTTTCCTTGTTGGCAGCGCTTctagacagtgttgatgtatggcttctgttttgcacagtaaagtcttaacttgatGTTGACTAACATCTGATCGCCAagggtcgcgacagctcgtgtcgctggaagtcgccagctctcattgaaaattaatgggatgaTGTCGCTGTCTCGCGCGTGTgtagctggcagtgtgtatgcagCTTTAGCCTCACATCACGAGATTCATCCGCCAGAGCAGGAGTGTCAAAACATTATGGACGTAATGTATTCTTCCgaaaattgcttgcaattttaaatttcaaccaccgatgtcgctagagagcacaaagttatatagtgcagctttaaatataGAGCTTGTAACGGAaaagtcatttcaaaataaaagtctcaaaAATACGTACGTGTATttctggcttgtttatagttaaaagtcccatattatgctatatatatattatttgtggttaTAATTgggatttttttacattttggattCTTGTTGCCTCTCCGTCTGTGACCATGATAGTTAGGAAAGATTAAGGGCTTTTTTGTATTATTCTATAAATCAGTTTTAAAGAattatcggccgattaatcggttatctacCTTAGTTATCGTTATCAGAATCAGCTAAATCTGCCAATGGTTGACCTCTACAAAAATGTGTCCCTGACACTTTGGTGACCAGGGGCCAAAAATTATTACTGACCAGAAATCTGTAAATTTATAAGCAACTGCAATATAATGTATAGGTCAAACTGTAAGAACGATAGTCGGACCCTGGTGTTGTGAGCTATTCAAATTAAAGACAGACAAACCATATGTTAAAGAATGCATCTGTCATGATTTGTGCTTCTAACAGTTTACATCAGTGGAAAATTTATCTTAAGAAGTTTATCAAGGATGACTAATCTTTTTTACCTCCAGAACTCCACGTGGGGTCACATGTGGAATTTCGACTTAAACAAAAATATGAGGAATAAAATCACAATTCATCTCAATTGACACAGTGAACTGTGCTATTTTGTCACTAATATGCAGGGAAACAACAGCTAaataccaaaaatatatttttaaataaataatttagttttatgACCAGTAAAATCTCTTTATGGCCAGTAAACTTTCTCAATTCTATTATTTCAAATGGCAAAATTAATTGTGTAATTGTGGATCCTTATTGTGATGGTATGCCAGGGTGCCAAAATACTGACTTTTGTCctttaccatggtatttacatggtactccaagttaCTTCAAATAATACCTTGGCacatgttcaaaaacatggtaatactttGTAGTACCCAATTTAAGTGTGCAGAGAGTTGGTCATCAACAAGCTCTTTTCTTCCTATATAGTGCTCAAAGTCCAGCAAGGCAGCCTGACATCTGCTTTAAACGTATTAAGCACCATAAGGGCTCCATCTACTGTGTTGCCTGGAGTCCCTGTGGGCAGCTGCTTGCCACGGGCTCCAATGACAAGTATGTCAAAGTTCTTCCTTTCAACGCAGACACCTGCAATGCCACAGGTAATGTGAAAATATGTATGATAATGTATGTATCTTGTGTAGTGTGAATATAATCATAAAGTGAAGTAAATTAAATCTTAATTATGAATAAGATATGTAATGTTTAGCGTGTACATTTTGACCGCAGGGCCAGATCTAGAGTTCAGCATGCATGATGGCACTATCAGAGACCTGGCGTTTATGGAGGGCCCAGAGAGTGGAGGCGCCATTCTCATTAGTGCCGGGGCTGGAGACTGCAACATCTACACGACCGACTGCCAGAGAGGACAAGGCCTTCATGCTCTCAGCGGACATACAGGTGGACACAATCTTGACAACTAATCTTTCATCTGTCCCATTAGAAATGGTTGACAATGACTTATTGTTTTCTCATATGTGTGCATATATGAATATGTTCTTACATGCTGACCTGTGTGTCTGTTTACAGGACACATACTCTCTCTGTACACCTGGGATGGGTGGATGATAGCATCTGGTTCTCAGGATAAAACAGTAAGGTTCTGGGATCTACGTGTGCCCAGCTGTGTGAAAGTGGTGGGGACAGCTCTGCATGGAACAGGTCTGTCCTTTCAGTCTGCTCCTTCTCGTATTAAGAAGTAAATAAAGTCCAAAATTTGAAAGTGGATAATTATTTGCAGCAATTTCACCTGAATCCATAAAACTACATACTTGATCATATGTATGTACATGTCTCTTTTGTTGGTTCAACATGAAATGAGATTTGCATCGCAATTAATTTACAGAAATATAAAGGCTGtcaattgattttaaatttgtaatctaattaattacgtGATGTGCTGATTAACTAATCTAAATAattgcatatatataaatatttgctaagaaaggcCCCCAGATCATAAATAATGATAATGTAATAATTGTatgtaaatcattttaaatacTATTTATAATAAATCTGATCATTTAGATTTAACTGAAGGAACATTCAGGGTTCAttaggctcaatcgacagcatcttataaagatgcctttccgtttgtgTATAATTCCTGTTTGCGGTTGTTACCTCTCTGCTTCCGACGGCCAAGATCGCTGCCTCATGTGCCCGTCTCGCactgccagtccacgtaacaccgTTCAGCTTGTCATGgcttttgtatagggacccctagtgtcactacatcgacacaacattgagtgagtgacatataGGGAATCTCtaggttactttcgtaacctccattccctgatggggagaacaagacgttgtgtccctcctgccacaacactga
This region of Xyrauchen texanus isolate HMW12.3.18 chromosome 48, RBS_HiC_50CHRs, whole genome shotgun sequence genomic DNA includes:
- the LOC127639819 gene encoding WD repeat-containing protein 47-like, whose translation is MTAEEIINIKEAEIIKLILDFLDSRKLHISMLALEKESGVINGLYSDDMLFLRQLTLDGQWEDVLQFIQPLECLDKFDRKRFRYIILKQRFLEALCVNNAMSASDDHENLELSMQEAVKSLHALEEFCPTKEDYSKLCLLLTLPRLTNHTEFKDWNPSTARVHCFEEACSMVSEFIPADRKLSEAGFKASGDRLFQLLIKGILYECCVEFCQSKATGEEINEEEVLLAVDVLCGNGCEELDLSLLSWLQNLSSSVFACAFEQKTLSIHVDRLIKPTRTGHADLLTPLLTKLSPCPASPLRQPQSADTYMSRSLNPALDGLSHGLAGREKKILEADGKTTAMSQSFANFGYPSGSNSSRNALEGSVLIESPDRAQAQVEKINCSGTNSLHPPLTPGKDGGNVAAGEKSEEQIQEFQRQRLRVQQHLEQKQQQRELYHQMLLEGGVHPPNQPSDAAQHNLTQKFLNRSIQKLEELNVAVGMEDLGEDVQALVQQCNGMTAPAAGKQTPDAGLGQNKASVVSSTPQKGGGRGIPSLDESPVLVNQSVFQDEKLKSPFIAVQTLEDTQALRAVAFHPSGAFYAVGSNSKTLRVCTYPQSLKASAQSPARQPDICFKRIKHHKGSIYCVAWSPCGQLLATGSNDKYVKVLPFNADTCNATGPDLEFSMHDGTIRDLAFMEGPESGGAILISAGAGDCNIYTTDCQRGQGLHALSGHTGHILSLYTWDGWMIASGSQDKTVRFWDLRVPSCVKVVGTALHGTGSAVASVAVDPSGRLMATGLEDCRCMLYDIRGGRTVQAYSPHTSDVRSVRFSPGAHYLLTGSYDNKVMITDLQGDLTKTLPVTVVAEHGDKVIQCRWHTRDLSFLSSSADKTVTLWAYQP